In Desulfarculaceae bacterium, the following are encoded in one genomic region:
- a CDS encoding PAS domain S-box protein, translating to MIKLHNKKWLAVYGAALAIVLIMALMVGAFHRSQGRLRASYLDSFQRDLALRATMVGLFHENLAAELKDLAASRRVSAYFGNQALGMSMEYGLAASLHQIAVYFEHILGAKRVGGVPVWLRLVLVDEQGRVLASRAVPGQVGLPSGLPPLTGLGLRPTVLTGGENAQVVMAAPCTYLGHPVGRVVGWMNPQALCANFTHHQKLPAMTDVVVAARVDGSLAPVGCSREVSRELLGRLTGLGLNRPHLMPAPANLKDQGEFLAVGVGVEGTPLVIYSMMPARRWLGDFSPWQLSLVLGLSALLLMSGVALLVWSNYRNAVLAARLDQEELDHREVERSYRKLRMEMAVRERTERALRASEERFRGVFDNASLGIMVLDRKGRVQQANPAWLELMGYGRSQLEGLTLDDLSPAQQREEHRKWFRRLVDGEVERLQGERRAIRADGELIWLAVSVSAVRGPSGELDKAVGVVADISQRKQAVEALENSEEKFNKAFQATPDSAMISRLSDGVFLEVNDSALAAMGYARPEMLGRSDAELGIWAHREEHDEFVGGLREQGEVISMSAEFRGRDGRVFPVLVSGRLLELNGEQVVVSVAKDMTEAKRAEEALAISEHRYRSLVENVPYGIFIADYPNGQMVFVNQAICDMFGYTLAEGLAKSVWQVIAPEDHVRVRTRMQSRIAGAQVNPESDTFTALRKDGSSFRCEVSVARVSFRGKMALQGILRDVTEKEILERQLQHAQKMESLGTLAGGVAHEFNNILMTFRGYIQLLQMRSDLDSEVHATLLKMEKSSRRAGELTQKMLTFSRLETGEKVPVKLNQVIRDAEGLLSQTFPPAITLRFDLVEELPLVLANPNQIEQVLVNLALNARDAMSDGGELTIATRLTHLDADFASAHPWARPGPYLEMRVADQGPGIPPEELERIFEPFFTTKEPGRGTGLGLAVAYSMIKNHGGGIVASNRPGKGSQFQVFLPVGRQVLASPRPSAPPDRAPRGEGQRVLVVDDEEAVRDICRQALEGFGYRVELAADGVQALETYDLARAHGEPFDLVLLDLAMPRMDGQACARALLELDPEANIILATGHAGDRYQLANLYPQAKAVLQKPFDLNTLLVQVDRVLHG from the coding sequence TTGATCAAACTGCACAATAAAAAGTGGCTGGCGGTCTATGGGGCCGCCTTGGCCATCGTGCTGATCATGGCGCTGATGGTGGGGGCCTTCCACCGCTCCCAGGGCAGGCTGCGGGCTTCCTACCTGGACAGCTTTCAGCGCGACCTGGCCCTTAGGGCCACCATGGTGGGCCTGTTCCACGAGAACCTGGCCGCCGAGCTGAAAGACCTGGCGGCCAGCCGCCGGGTGTCCGCCTACTTCGGCAACCAGGCCCTGGGCATGTCCATGGAGTACGGCCTGGCCGCCAGCCTGCACCAGATCGCGGTGTATTTCGAGCACATCCTGGGGGCCAAGCGGGTGGGCGGAGTGCCGGTGTGGCTGCGCCTGGTGCTGGTGGATGAGCAGGGCCGGGTGCTGGCCAGCCGGGCGGTTCCGGGCCAGGTGGGGCTTCCCTCCGGCCTGCCCCCCTTGACGGGCCTGGGCCTCAGGCCCACCGTGCTCACCGGCGGCGAAAACGCCCAGGTGGTAATGGCCGCTCCCTGCACCTACCTGGGCCATCCGGTGGGCCGGGTGGTGGGCTGGATGAACCCCCAAGCCCTGTGCGCCAACTTCACCCATCACCAAAAGCTGCCGGCCATGACCGACGTGGTGGTGGCCGCCCGGGTGGACGGCAGCCTGGCCCCGGTGGGCTGCTCCCGCGAGGTCTCCCGCGAGCTGCTGGGCCGGCTCACCGGCCTGGGCCTCAACCGGCCCCACCTCATGCCCGCTCCGGCCAACCTGAAGGATCAGGGCGAGTTTTTGGCCGTGGGGGTGGGGGTGGAGGGCACTCCCCTGGTGATCTACTCCATGATGCCCGCCCGCCGCTGGCTGGGGGACTTCAGCCCCTGGCAGCTCTCGCTCGTCTTGGGGCTCAGCGCCCTGCTGCTCATGAGCGGCGTGGCCCTTCTGGTGTGGTCCAACTACCGCAACGCCGTCTTGGCCGCGCGCCTGGACCAGGAGGAGCTGGACCACCGCGAGGTGGAGCGCAGCTACCGCAAGCTGCGCATGGAGATGGCGGTGCGCGAGCGCACCGAACGCGCCCTGCGGGCCAGCGAGGAGCGTTTCCGGGGGGTGTTCGACAACGCCTCCTTGGGCATCATGGTGCTGGACCGCAAGGGGCGGGTGCAGCAGGCCAACCCAGCCTGGCTGGAACTCATGGGCTACGGCCGCTCCCAGCTGGAGGGCCTCACCCTGGACGACCTCTCTCCGGCCCAGCAGCGCGAGGAGCACCGCAAGTGGTTCCGCCGCCTGGTGGACGGCGAGGTGGAGCGCCTCCAGGGCGAGCGGCGCGCCATCCGGGCCGACGGCGAGCTGATCTGGTTGGCGGTGTCGGTCTCGGCGGTGCGCGGCCCCAGCGGCGAGCTGGACAAGGCGGTGGGGGTGGTGGCCGACATCAGCCAGCGCAAGCAGGCGGTGGAGGCGCTTGAGAACAGCGAGGAGAAGTTCAACAAGGCCTTCCAGGCCACCCCGGACAGCGCCATGATCTCCCGCCTGTCCGACGGCGTGTTCCTGGAGGTGAACGACAGCGCCCTGGCCGCCATGGGCTATGCCCGGCCGGAGATGCTGGGGCGCTCGGACGCCGAGCTGGGCATCTGGGCCCACCGCGAGGAGCACGATGAGTTCGTGGGCGGCCTCCGGGAGCAGGGCGAGGTGATCAGCATGTCCGCCGAGTTCCGCGGGCGCGACGGCCGCGTTTTCCCGGTGCTGGTCTCCGGCCGTTTGCTGGAGCTCAACGGCGAGCAGGTGGTGGTCTCGGTGGCCAAGGACATGACCGAGGCCAAGCGGGCCGAGGAGGCCCTGGCCATCAGCGAGCACCGCTACCGCTCCCTGGTGGAGAACGTGCCCTACGGCATCTTCATCGCCGACTACCCCAACGGCCAGATGGTCTTCGTCAACCAGGCCATCTGCGACATGTTCGGCTACACCCTGGCCGAGGGCCTTGCCAAAAGCGTGTGGCAGGTGATCGCGCCCGAGGATCACGTGCGGGTGCGCACCCGGATGCAGTCGCGCATCGCCGGGGCGCAGGTGAACCCGGAGAGCGACACCTTCACCGCGCTGCGCAAGGACGGCAGCAGCTTCCGCTGCGAGGTTTCGGTGGCCCGGGTGAGCTTCCGGGGTAAGATGGCCCTGCAAGGCATCCTCCGGGACGTGACCGAAAAGGAGATCCTGGAGCGCCAGCTGCAGCACGCCCAAAAGATGGAGTCCCTGGGCACCCTGGCCGGAGGGGTGGCCCACGAGTTCAACAACATCCTGATGACCTTCCGGGGATACATCCAGCTTTTGCAAATGCGCTCCGACCTGGACTCCGAGGTGCACGCCACCCTGCTCAAGATGGAGAAAAGCTCCCGCCGGGCCGGCGAGCTGACCCAGAAGATGCTCACCTTCAGCCGCCTGGAGACGGGCGAGAAGGTGCCGGTGAAGCTCAACCAGGTGATCCGCGACGCCGAGGGCCTGCTCAGCCAGACCTTCCCGCCGGCCATCACCCTGCGCTTCGACCTGGTCGAGGAGCTGCCCCTGGTGCTGGCCAACCCCAACCAGATCGAGCAGGTGCTGGTGAACCTGGCGCTCAACGCCCGCGACGCCATGTCCGACGGCGGCGAGTTGACCATCGCCACCCGCCTGACCCACCTGGACGCCGATTTCGCCAGCGCCCACCCCTGGGCCCGGCCCGGGCCCTACCTGGAGATGCGGGTGGCCGACCAGGGGCCGGGCATCCCGCCGGAGGAGCTGGAGCGCATCTTCGAGCCCTTCTTCACCACCAAGGAGCCCGGCCGGGGCACCGGCCTGGGCCTGGCCGTGGCCTACTCCATGATCAAGAACCACGGCGGGGGCATCGTGGCCAGCAACCGGCCGGGCAAGGGCAGCCAGTTCCAGGTCTTTTTGCCGGTGGGCCGCCAGGTCCTGGCTTCGCCCCGGCCCTCCGCGCCCCCGGACCGCGCCCCCCGGGGCGAGGGGCAGCGGGTGCTGGTGGTGGACGACGAGGAGGCGGTGCGCGACATCTGCCGCCAGGCCCTGGAGGGCTTCGGCTACCGGGTGGAGCTGGCCGCCGACGGCGTGCAGGCCCTGGAGACCTACGACCTGGCCCGCGCCCACGGCGAACCCTTCGACCTGGTGCTTCTGGACCTGGCCATGCCCCGCATGGACGGCCAGGCCTGCGCCCGGGCCCTGTTGGAGCTGGACCCCGAGGCCAATATCATCCTGGCCACCGGCCACGCCGGGGACCGCTACCAGCTGGCCAACCTATACCCCCAGGCCAAGGCGGTCTTGCAAAAGCCCTTTGACCTGAATACCCTTCTGGTCCAGGTCGACCGCGTATTGCACGGCTGA
- a CDS encoding transporter substrate-binding domain-containing protein, translating into MAKKRTILGLIAFLVFALSLPALAGDLESLRARGELRHLGLPYANFITGTGDGLTVELLKLFAARLGVRYRFVPTSWDSAPGDLIGRKVSLKDGKAVLGPETPVKGDVWAGGVTVLPWRTRILNFSQPTFPNQVWLVARASSKLKPITPSGDPEADVAAVKAQIASVSVLCVEGTCLDGREYALDQKGARLVNFSRKVSEIVPAVIKGEAEATLQDAPDAVISLVKWPGELKIIGPVSGTQTMAAAFSPSSPELLAEFNRFLTQLKEQGEYRRLVAKYYPAILDYFPRFFPQRP; encoded by the coding sequence TTGGCAAAGAAACGTACCATCCTCGGCCTGATTGCTTTCCTCGTTTTCGCCTTGTCCCTGCCTGCCCTGGCCGGAGACCTGGAGAGCCTGCGGGCCCGGGGTGAGCTGCGTCATCTGGGCCTGCCCTATGCCAACTTCATCACCGGCACCGGCGACGGGCTCACCGTGGAGCTGCTCAAGCTCTTCGCGGCCCGCCTGGGAGTGCGCTACCGCTTCGTGCCCACCAGCTGGGACTCCGCCCCCGGCGACCTGATCGGGCGCAAGGTGAGCCTCAAGGACGGCAAGGCGGTGCTGGGGCCCGAGACCCCGGTAAAGGGCGACGTGTGGGCCGGCGGGGTCACCGTCCTGCCCTGGCGCACCCGCATCCTGAACTTCTCCCAGCCCACCTTCCCCAACCAGGTGTGGCTGGTGGCCCGGGCCTCCAGCAAGCTCAAGCCCATCACGCCCAGCGGCGACCCCGAGGCCGACGTGGCCGCGGTGAAGGCCCAGATCGCCTCGGTGAGCGTGTTGTGCGTGGAGGGCACCTGCCTGGACGGGCGGGAGTACGCCCTGGACCAGAAGGGCGCCCGGCTGGTCAACTTTTCGCGCAAGGTGAGCGAGATCGTGCCCGCGGTGATCAAGGGCGAGGCCGAGGCCACCTTGCAGGACGCCCCGGACGCGGTGATCTCCCTGGTCAAGTGGCCCGGCGAGCTCAAGATCATCGGGCCGGTCTCGGGCACCCAGACCATGGCCGCGGCCTTTTCTCCCTCCTCGCCGGAGCTGCTGGCCGAGTTCAACCGCTTCCTGACCCAGCTCAAGGAGCAGGGAGAATACCGCCGCCTGGTGGCCAAGTACTATCCCGCCATTCTGGATTACTTCCCCCGGTTTTTCCCCCAACGTCCCTAG
- a CDS encoding glycosyltransferase family 4 protein produces the protein MRLAMVVQRYGEGVDGGAEVHCREVAKRLAARGHQVTVLTTTALDYLSWANHFPPGESELEGVRVLRFPVARRRWVRPFNIWARKVYQGGQPIDVQWRWLLRQGPYVPELIDHLLEHEADYQAIVFFTYLYFPTAAGLPLVPRRALLVPTAHDEPTLPLPLFRPVFHSPRRILYNTEAERELVQRVTGNRQVPSRVVGLGIDPPAPGGGAAFRERHGLSDDFLLYLGRIDVMKGCRELFEQFARLSALPAHQDLKLVLVGRQRMEMPKHPNILSLGFVEQAERDAALEAATALVMPSPYESLSMVTLEASAAGKPVLVNQDCEVLARYVERSGAGLAYQGHEGLRAAVERLRSAPGEAAAMGARGAAYVAEHYGWEPVLTTYEALMAEVAAEAEA, from the coding sequence TTGCGCCTGGCAATGGTGGTGCAGCGTTACGGGGAGGGGGTGGACGGCGGGGCCGAGGTGCATTGCCGCGAAGTGGCCAAGCGCCTGGCCGCGCGGGGCCACCAGGTCACGGTGCTCACCACCACCGCCTTGGACTATCTGAGCTGGGCCAACCACTTCCCCCCCGGCGAGAGCGAGCTGGAGGGGGTCCGGGTGCTGCGTTTTCCGGTGGCCCGGCGGCGCTGGGTGCGCCCTTTCAATATCTGGGCCCGCAAGGTCTACCAAGGCGGCCAGCCCATCGACGTGCAGTGGCGCTGGCTGCTGCGCCAGGGACCCTACGTGCCCGAGCTGATCGACCATCTGCTGGAGCACGAGGCGGACTACCAGGCCATCGTGTTCTTCACCTATCTGTATTTCCCCACCGCGGCGGGCCTTCCCCTGGTGCCCCGGCGGGCCCTCTTGGTGCCCACGGCCCACGACGAGCCCACCCTGCCCCTGCCCCTGTTCCGGCCGGTGTTCCACTCCCCGCGCCGCATCCTCTACAACACCGAGGCCGAGCGCGAGCTGGTCCAGCGGGTCACCGGCAACCGCCAAGTGCCTTCGCGGGTGGTGGGCCTGGGCATCGACCCGCCCGCCCCGGGCGGCGGAGCCGCCTTCCGGGAGCGCCACGGCCTGAGCGACGACTTTTTGCTCTACCTGGGCCGCATCGACGTGATGAAGGGCTGCCGGGAGCTGTTCGAGCAGTTCGCGCGCCTGAGCGCCCTGCCCGCCCACCAAGACCTGAAGCTGGTTCTGGTGGGCCGCCAGCGCATGGAGATGCCCAAGCACCCGAATATCCTGAGCCTGGGCTTCGTGGAGCAGGCCGAGCGCGACGCCGCCCTGGAGGCGGCCACGGCCCTGGTGATGCCCTCGCCCTACGAGAGCCTGTCCATGGTCACCCTGGAGGCCTCCGCCGCGGGCAAGCCGGTGTTGGTGAACCAGGACTGCGAGGTGCTGGCCCGCTACGTGGAGCGCTCCGGAGCGGGCCTGGCCTACCAGGGCCATGAAGGGCTACGCGCGGCGGTGGAGCGCCTGCGCTCCGCCCCCGGCGAGGCGGCGGCCATGGGGGCGCGGGGGGCGGCCTACGTGGCCGAGCACTACGGCTGGGAGCCGGTGCTCACCACCTACGAGGCGCTCATGGCCGAGGTGGCCGCCGAGGCGGAAGCCTAG
- a CDS encoding glycosyltransferase family 4 protein yields the protein MRIGIDICRLTDPWTGIGNYIVNLLAGLSAVDQENDYLLYPYFPECFPRRVADLARFVPPQDNFSLWGAGRPELLVKLLWFKLKLPQRWFLAKPEVTHSTNLAGPRLPGSKLVVTVHDLSFCREPAWHKEDNVAFSQRATEQAVERAELLIAPSRFTADELIELYPQSAGRVRVVPEAVLPVYRPATDHAEVAKVLARHGLQRPYLLFVGTIEPRKNLQRLLAAYHRLLASGQDEFDLVLAGGAGWKSAGIEAAINHSQGQGRVRRLGYVPGPELPALYQGAAALVYPSLYEGFGLPVLEALACGAPVVTSRAASLPEVAGEAALYLDPLDEDDMISALERITGEPELRASLAAKAPAQAARFSQEAMGRAALKVYQEAAGR from the coding sequence GTGCGCATCGGCATCGACATCTGCCGCCTCACCGACCCATGGACCGGCATCGGCAACTACATCGTCAACCTGCTGGCCGGGCTCTCGGCGGTGGACCAGGAAAACGACTACCTGCTCTACCCCTACTTCCCCGAGTGCTTCCCCCGCCGGGTGGCCGACCTGGCCCGGTTCGTGCCGCCCCAGGACAACTTCTCCCTTTGGGGGGCCGGGCGTCCCGAGCTGTTGGTCAAGCTGCTGTGGTTCAAGCTCAAGCTGCCCCAGCGCTGGTTCTTGGCCAAGCCCGAGGTGACCCACAGCACCAACCTGGCCGGGCCCCGCCTGCCGGGGAGCAAGCTGGTGGTCACGGTGCACGACCTGTCTTTTTGCCGCGAGCCCGCCTGGCACAAGGAAGACAACGTGGCCTTTTCCCAGCGGGCCACCGAGCAGGCGGTGGAGCGCGCCGAGCTGCTCATCGCGCCCAGCCGGTTCACCGCCGACGAGCTGATCGAGCTCTACCCCCAGAGCGCGGGGCGGGTACGGGTGGTGCCCGAGGCGGTGCTGCCGGTTTACCGCCCGGCCACGGACCACGCCGAAGTGGCCAAGGTCCTGGCCCGCCACGGCCTTCAGCGGCCCTATCTGCTGTTCGTGGGGACCATCGAGCCGCGCAAGAACCTTCAGCGCCTGCTGGCGGCCTATCACCGCCTGCTGGCCTCGGGGCAGGACGAGTTCGATCTGGTCTTGGCCGGGGGGGCGGGCTGGAAATCGGCGGGCATCGAGGCGGCCATCAACCACTCCCAAGGCCAGGGCCGGGTGCGCCGCCTGGGCTACGTGCCCGGCCCGGAACTGCCCGCCCTGTACCAGGGCGCGGCCGCCCTGGTCTACCCCTCGCTCTATGAAGGCTTCGGCCTGCCGGTCTTGGAGGCCCTGGCCTGCGGCGCGCCGGTGGTCACCTCGCGGGCGGCCAGCCTGCCCGAGGTGGCGGGAGAGGCCGCCTTGTACCTGGACCCACTGGACGAGGACGACATGATCTCGGCCCTGGAGCGCATCACCGGCGAGCCCGAGCTCAGGGCCTCGCTGGCCGCCAAGGCCCCGGCCCAGGCGGCGCGCTTCTCCCAGGAGGCCATGGGCCGGGCCGCCCTCAAGGTGTACCAAGAGGCCGCCGGGCGCTGA
- a CDS encoding carboxypeptidase-like regulatory domain-containing protein produces MPRAILLALLLMLLALGLAGSGLAQSPPGPGGTGLDDLKYRAVYGRPPPPPDAQPKTGSGSTSTDKEGKDAEQEQPKPQYRWGNDPLLSPQAGGAAPPATATPGSPAPAASGAQPGTAPARPGAALPGASGYATSLPSEEPGDLPGTQSGDGGDGPPPPRPSTAPGSAPSRLIEVQVINGSGVPIANARVSVSSGVSGRPMGGYTNDLGLYRLRVPCFQAGTQRGLVYRVQVVSGMDMGSQLVENDRYNCNRSVRVSLVLEEGQRERAIRNEYRRRQFLYQQEDIQDAPKGQEPE; encoded by the coding sequence ATGCCCCGCGCGATCCTGCTAGCGCTGTTGCTGATGCTCCTGGCCCTGGGCCTGGCCGGGAGCGGTCTGGCCCAGTCGCCGCCCGGCCCGGGCGGCACCGGCCTGGACGACCTGAAGTACCGGGCCGTTTACGGCCGTCCCCCGCCCCCGCCCGACGCCCAGCCCAAGACCGGCTCCGGCTCCACCAGCACGGACAAGGAAGGCAAGGACGCCGAGCAGGAACAACCCAAGCCCCAATACCGCTGGGGCAACGACCCCCTGCTGAGCCCTCAGGCCGGGGGCGCGGCCCCGCCGGCTACCGCCACCCCCGGCTCCCCGGCCCCGGCGGCGAGTGGGGCGCAGCCCGGGACCGCGCCCGCGCGGCCCGGCGCGGCCCTGCCGGGCGCCTCGGGCTACGCGACGTCCCTACCCAGCGAAGAGCCGGGCGACCTGCCCGGCACCCAAAGCGGCGACGGCGGCGACGGCCCCCCGCCCCCCCGCCCATCCACTGCCCCCGGCTCGGCGCCCAGCCGCCTCATCGAGGTGCAGGTGATAAACGGCAGCGGGGTGCCCATCGCCAACGCGCGGGTAAGCGTGAGCAGCGGGGTCAGCGGACGGCCCATGGGCGGCTACACCAACGACCTGGGCCTCTACCGTCTGCGGGTGCCCTGCTTCCAGGCCGGGACCCAGCGGGGCCTGGTCTATAGGGTGCAGGTGGTCAGCGGCATGGACATGGGCTCCCAGTTGGTGGAGAACGACCGCTACAACTGCAACCGCAGCGTGCGGGTGAGCCTGGTGCTGGAAGAGGGTCAGCGGGAGCGGGCCATCCGGAACGAGTACCGCCGCCGCCAGTTCTTGTATCAGCAGGAAGATATACAGGACGCCCCCAAGGGGCAGGAGCCGGAGTAG
- the rpiA gene encoding ribose-5-phosphate isomerase RpiA, with protein MSDEQTRLKQLAADAAVEQVKSGMVVGLGHGSTALLFVRSLAKRVASGELTGIVGVACALAMEAEARELGLTVSSLDEHPAMDLTVDGADEVDPSLNLIKGGGGAHLREKVVAQASKREIIIVDESKMSQRLGEKWAIPVEVVPFALKPFSDYVASLGAKPKLRLASGGRPFLTDQENYILDCDFGPMDDPAAVARSLEGRAGMVEHGLFLGLADEVIVAGEGGIRRISRER; from the coding sequence ATGAGCGACGAGCAGACCAGGTTGAAGCAGTTGGCGGCCGACGCCGCGGTGGAGCAGGTGAAGTCGGGCATGGTGGTGGGGCTGGGCCACGGCAGCACCGCCTTGCTCTTCGTGCGCTCCCTGGCCAAGCGGGTGGCCTCGGGCGAGCTCACCGGCATCGTGGGGGTGGCCTGCGCCCTGGCCATGGAGGCCGAGGCCCGCGAGCTGGGCCTCACCGTGTCCAGCTTGGACGAGCACCCGGCCATGGACCTGACCGTGGACGGGGCCGACGAGGTGGACCCCTCGCTCAACCTGATCAAGGGCGGCGGCGGGGCCCATCTGCGCGAGAAGGTGGTGGCCCAGGCCTCCAAGCGCGAGATCATCATCGTGGACGAGTCCAAGATGAGCCAGCGCCTGGGAGAGAAATGGGCCATCCCGGTGGAGGTGGTGCCCTTCGCGCTCAAGCCCTTCAGCGACTACGTGGCCTCCCTGGGGGCCAAGCCCAAGCTGCGCCTGGCCTCGGGCGGGCGGCCTTTCCTCACCGACCAGGAGAACTACATCCTGGACTGCGACTTCGGGCCCATGGACGACCCGGCGGCGGTGGCCCGTTCCCTGGAGGGCCGGGCGGGCATGGTGGAGCACGGCCTGTTCCTGGGCCTGGCCGACGAGGTGATCGTGGCCGGGGAGGGCGGCATCCGGCGCATCAGCCGGGAGCGCTAG